A single window of Brevundimonas vitisensis DNA harbors:
- the tkt gene encoding transketolase: MADAIRVLAMDGVEKANSGHPGMPMGMADVATVLFSKYLKFDASRPDWADRDRFILSAGHGSMLIYALLHLTGYKAATREELSNFRQWGSKTAGHPEYGHMPGVETTTGPLGQGLSNAVGFAMAERHLASRFGDDLVDHRTWVIAGDGCLMEGISQEAIALAGRYQLNKLTVLWDDNAITIDGAVSLSDATDQLARFKAAGWAVKAVDGHDTSAIKKALAWATKQSKPSLVACKTKIGKGAATLEGSHKTHGAALGAAEIAASRLGMGWEHEPFDLPEAIEKAWKKVGKQGAKARKAWEARLADSAHADEFTRAMAGDLPAAAFEPLKAAIAQLVETKPAQATRQASGAALDQLFGAIPEMIGGSADLTGSNNTLVKGTRTYDAPDYEGRYVNWGIREHGMAAAMNGMALHGGVIPYGGTFMVFSDYSRPSIRLAALMGIRVVHVLTHDSIGLGEDGPTHQPVEHLAALRAIPNLLVFRPADTIEAMECWQAALQNRTGPSALALSRQKTAAVRLSASDTNLSAKGAYELKAASGEAKVTLFATGTEVPLALKAAETLEAEGTPTRVVSVPCFELFEQQDAAYQASIIGRGTVRVAVEAAVKQGWERFIGEDGAFVGMSSFGASAPAEVLYREFGITADAVVAAAKARL; the protein is encoded by the coding sequence CGGGTCCTGGCCATGGACGGCGTTGAAAAGGCCAACAGCGGCCACCCCGGCATGCCCATGGGCATGGCCGATGTCGCCACGGTGCTGTTCTCGAAATATCTGAAGTTCGACGCCTCTCGCCCCGACTGGGCGGACCGTGATCGCTTCATTCTTTCGGCCGGGCACGGCTCTATGCTGATCTACGCCCTGCTGCATCTGACGGGCTACAAGGCGGCCACGCGCGAAGAACTGTCGAACTTCCGCCAGTGGGGCTCCAAGACCGCCGGCCACCCGGAATACGGCCATATGCCGGGGGTCGAGACGACAACGGGCCCGCTGGGTCAGGGCCTGTCCAATGCGGTCGGCTTCGCCATGGCCGAGCGCCACCTGGCTTCGCGCTTCGGCGACGACCTGGTCGACCACCGGACCTGGGTCATCGCTGGTGACGGCTGCCTGATGGAAGGGATTTCTCAGGAGGCAATCGCCCTGGCCGGCCGCTATCAGCTGAACAAGCTGACGGTGCTGTGGGACGACAACGCCATCACCATCGACGGTGCGGTGTCATTGTCTGATGCCACCGATCAACTGGCGCGGTTCAAGGCGGCGGGCTGGGCGGTCAAGGCCGTCGACGGGCACGACACCTCGGCCATCAAGAAGGCCCTGGCCTGGGCGACGAAACAGTCCAAGCCCTCGCTGGTCGCCTGCAAGACCAAGATCGGCAAGGGCGCCGCCACCCTGGAGGGCAGCCACAAGACCCACGGTGCCGCCCTGGGTGCCGCCGAGATCGCGGCCAGCCGCCTGGGCATGGGCTGGGAGCATGAGCCCTTCGACCTGCCCGAAGCCATCGAGAAAGCCTGGAAGAAGGTCGGCAAGCAGGGAGCCAAGGCGCGCAAGGCCTGGGAGGCCCGCCTGGCCGACAGCGCCCACGCCGACGAATTCACTCGCGCCATGGCCGGCGACCTGCCCGCCGCTGCGTTCGAGCCGCTGAAAGCCGCCATCGCCCAGCTGGTCGAGACCAAACCCGCCCAGGCCACCCGCCAGGCTTCCGGCGCCGCCCTGGATCAGCTGTTCGGTGCCATCCCGGAAATGATCGGTGGCTCGGCCGACCTGACCGGCTCCAACAACACCCTGGTCAAGGGCACCCGCACCTATGACGCGCCCGATTACGAGGGTCGCTACGTCAACTGGGGCATTCGCGAACACGGCATGGCTGCGGCCATGAACGGCATGGCGCTGCATGGGGGCGTGATCCCCTATGGCGGCACCTTCATGGTGTTCTCGGACTACAGCCGCCCGTCGATCCGCCTGGCTGCACTGATGGGCATCCGCGTCGTCCATGTCCTGACCCACGACTCTATCGGCCTGGGCGAGGACGGCCCGACGCACCAGCCGGTCGAACATCTGGCCGCCCTGCGCGCCATCCCCAACCTGCTGGTCTTCCGGCCCGCCGACACGATCGAGGCCATGGAGTGCTGGCAGGCAGCACTGCAGAACCGCACGGGTCCCTCGGCCCTGGCCCTGTCGCGCCAGAAGACCGCCGCCGTTCGCCTGTCGGCCTCCGACACCAATCTGTCGGCCAAGGGCGCCTATGAGCTGAAGGCCGCCTCGGGCGAGGCCAAGGTCACCCTTTTCGCCACGGGCACTGAGGTTCCCCTGGCCCTTAAGGCGGCCGAGACCCTGGAAGCGGAAGGCACCCCCACCCGCGTCGTCTCGGTGCCCTGTTTCGAACTGTTCGAGCAGCAGGACGCCGCCTATCAGGCCTCGATCATCGGCCGCGGCACCGTCCGGGTCGCCGTCGAAGCCGCCGTCAAACAGGGCTGGGAGCGTTTCATCGGCGAGGACGGAGCCTTCGTCGGCATGTCCTCCTTTGGAGCCAGTGCCCCGGCGGAAGTCCTCTACCGCGAGTTCGGCATCACAGCCGATGCCGTGGTTGCCGCTGCCAAGGCGCGCCTCTGA
- the purT gene encoding formate-dependent phosphoribosylglycinamide formyltransferase, with amino-acid sequence MKLGTPLSDTAVRVMLLGAGELGKEVAIELQRLGAEVIAVDRYPNAPAMQVAHRSHVIPMTDPQVLNGIILVEAPHIIVPEIEAIATDVLADIEAAGLARVVPTARAVQLTMNREGIRRLAAEELGLPTSPYAFASTAAELAEAAHRIGLPCFVKPVMSSSGKGQSVIEAVEDAGNAFAYAQSAGRVDAARVIVEGRIDFDYEITLLTVRSLDADGQTRTDFCAPIGHRQVQGDYVESWQPQAMSPAALSASQDIAARVTAALGGLGVFGVELFVKGDQVWFSEVSPRPHDTGLVTLATQIQSEFALHARAILGLPIDVTLRETGASAVIYGGIEAQGVAFEGVAEALRVPTADLRLFGKPESFARRRMGVALARGADVDQARERAREAAGRVRVVPA; translated from the coding sequence ATGAAGCTCGGCACCCCGCTTTCCGACACCGCCGTGCGCGTCATGCTCCTGGGCGCAGGCGAGCTGGGCAAGGAGGTCGCGATCGAGCTGCAACGGCTGGGTGCCGAGGTCATCGCCGTCGACCGCTATCCGAATGCCCCGGCCATGCAGGTGGCCCATCGCAGCCACGTCATCCCGATGACCGACCCCCAGGTGCTGAACGGCATCATCCTGGTCGAGGCCCCGCACATCATCGTGCCCGAGATCGAGGCCATCGCCACCGATGTCCTGGCCGATATCGAGGCCGCCGGCCTGGCGCGCGTCGTCCCGACGGCACGCGCCGTCCAACTGACCATGAACCGCGAAGGCATCCGCCGTCTGGCGGCCGAGGAACTGGGTCTGCCGACCAGCCCCTATGCTTTTGCGTCCACGGCGGCGGAACTGGCCGAAGCCGCCCACCGCATCGGCCTGCCCTGTTTCGTCAAGCCGGTGATGTCATCCTCCGGCAAGGGCCAGTCGGTCATCGAGGCAGTTGAGGATGCGGGCAATGCCTTCGCCTATGCCCAGTCCGCGGGGCGCGTCGATGCGGCCCGTGTCATCGTCGAAGGCCGGATCGACTTCGACTATGAGATCACCCTGCTGACCGTCCGATCGTTGGATGCAGACGGCCAGACCCGCACTGACTTCTGCGCCCCCATCGGCCATCGTCAGGTTCAGGGCGACTATGTCGAAAGCTGGCAGCCCCAGGCCATGAGCCCGGCCGCCCTTTCGGCCTCCCAGGACATCGCCGCTCGCGTGACGGCTGCCCTGGGCGGCCTGGGCGTATTCGGCGTGGAGCTGTTCGTGAAGGGTGACCAGGTCTGGTTCTCCGAGGTCTCGCCGCGCCCCCACGATACCGGCCTCGTGACCCTGGCCACCCAGATCCAGTCCGAGTTCGCCCTGCACGCGCGGGCCATCCTGGGTCTTCCCATCGATGTCACCCTGCGCGAGACCGGCGCCAGCGCCGTCATCTATGGCGGGATAGAGGCGCAAGGTGTGGCCTTCGAGGGCGTGGCCGAGGCCCTGCGTGTCCCCACCGCCGACCTGCGCCTGTTCGGAAAGCCAGAGAGTTTCGCCCGCCGCCGCATGGGCGTCGCCCTGGCGCGCGGCGCGGACGTCGATCAGGCCCGTGAGCGTGCGCGCGAGGCGGCGGGACGCGTCAGGGTCGTCCCGGCCTGA
- a CDS encoding S41 family peptidase, with protein sequence MRFRPCLLALLALTFGTSVAAPSGAWVPSAVGVSAEQAEPDRERARTNQRVFDKVWNEVRRAYYDPTLHGVDWDAARDTYRPQALAATNDRELYDVLNRMLDLLDDAHASASPPAVARRQDGLRTRRAVVGMTMTRGDDGIYNVERVRPGSPAEAAGIRLGWRIRIDDGGWTPEQDIVEGQPISVLAIDDTGAERTLTLVPTVMEPTPAFVADRSRAGVVVLRIEGFEAGLGRWMGEQLTDLPPETDVVVDLRGNSGGLLIEAEAVLSCFLPGGQTWAYRISRGGRRAILRTETPCGTLGAPVANDVAILVGPTSRSAAELTPAALQEAGRAVVIGERTAGSVLISQDTALPDGGRLTLSRSDFITGSGVRLEKTGVEPDLIVPTTVEDRLAGRDPALDRAVAILDGDL encoded by the coding sequence ATGCGTTTTCGCCCCTGCCTGCTTGCCCTTCTCGCCCTGACCTTCGGGACTTCTGTGGCCGCGCCGTCCGGGGCCTGGGTGCCGTCGGCGGTTGGCGTATCCGCAGAACAAGCCGAGCCGGACCGGGAGCGGGCGCGGACGAACCAGCGGGTCTTCGACAAGGTCTGGAACGAGGTGAGGCGCGCCTATTACGACCCGACCCTGCATGGCGTGGACTGGGATGCGGCCCGGGACACCTATCGTCCGCAGGCGCTGGCGGCGACGAACGATCGCGAACTGTACGACGTGCTGAACCGTATGCTGGACCTGCTGGACGACGCCCATGCCAGTGCGTCGCCCCCCGCCGTTGCCCGGCGTCAGGATGGCCTGCGGACGCGCCGGGCAGTGGTCGGCATGACCATGACGCGCGGCGATGATGGCATCTACAATGTCGAACGGGTGCGGCCCGGGTCTCCGGCCGAGGCGGCAGGGATACGGCTGGGCTGGCGCATCCGGATCGACGACGGGGGCTGGACGCCGGAACAGGACATCGTCGAAGGCCAGCCGATCTCGGTGTTGGCCATCGACGATACGGGGGCCGAGCGGACCCTGACCCTGGTCCCGACCGTGATGGAGCCGACGCCTGCCTTCGTCGCGGACCGGTCGCGGGCCGGTGTGGTGGTGCTGCGGATCGAGGGGTTCGAGGCGGGGCTGGGCCGCTGGATGGGCGAGCAGCTGACCGATCTGCCGCCCGAGACGGATGTGGTGGTGGATCTGCGCGGCAACTCCGGAGGGCTGCTGATCGAGGCGGAAGCGGTGCTGAGCTGTTTCCTGCCGGGCGGTCAGACCTGGGCCTATCGCATTTCGCGCGGCGGACGACGGGCGATCCTGAGGACTGAAACGCCGTGCGGGACCCTGGGCGCGCCCGTGGCCAATGACGTCGCCATCCTGGTGGGGCCGACCAGCCGCAGCGCGGCGGAACTGACGCCTGCTGCCCTGCAGGAAGCCGGGCGCGCGGTGGTGATCGGCGAGCGGACGGCGGGCTCTGTGCTGATCTCGCAGGACACGGCTCTGCCGGACGGCGGGCGGCTGACGCTGAGCCGGTCCGATTTCATCACCGGATCCGGGGTTCGGTTGGAAAAGACGGGCGTCGAGCCGGACCTGATCGTGCCGACGACGGTGGAAGACCGGTTGGCGGGGCGCGACCCGGCGCTGGACCGGGCCGTGGCCATTCTGGACGGGGACCTGTGA
- the gap gene encoding type I glyceraldehyde-3-phosphate dehydrogenase has translation MTVRVAINGFGRIGRLVLRSIVEHGRRDIEVVAINDLGPVATNAHLLKYDSVHGRFPGTITSGEDWIDVGLGKIKVTAERDPAKLPHAELNVDIAFECTGIFTTKEKASAHLTAGAKRVLVSAPCDGADKTIVYKVNHDTLTAEDIVVSNGSCTTNALAPVAKVMHDLFGIERGYMTTIHSYTGDQPTLDTMHKDLYRSRAAALSMIPTSTGAAKALGLVLPELKGKLDGSSIRVPTPNVSVVDLKVVAGREVTVEEINAAIQAAADGPMKGVLATTDEALVSTDLNHIAASSTAALPQTQVVDGKLARVLTWYDNEWGFASRMADTALAMSKFI, from the coding sequence ATGACCGTCCGCGTCGCCATCAATGGTTTCGGCCGCATCGGCCGCCTCGTCCTGCGCTCGATCGTCGAGCATGGCCGTCGCGACATCGAGGTGGTGGCGATCAACGACCTGGGCCCGGTGGCCACCAATGCCCACCTGCTGAAGTACGACAGCGTCCACGGCCGCTTCCCCGGCACCATCACCTCGGGTGAGGACTGGATCGACGTCGGCCTGGGCAAGATCAAGGTCACGGCTGAGCGCGACCCCGCCAAGCTGCCGCACGCCGAGCTGAACGTCGACATCGCCTTCGAATGCACCGGCATCTTCACGACCAAGGAAAAGGCCAGCGCCCACCTGACCGCCGGGGCCAAGCGCGTCCTCGTCTCGGCCCCCTGCGACGGTGCCGACAAGACCATCGTCTATAAGGTCAACCACGACACCCTGACCGCCGAGGACATCGTCGTCTCCAACGGCTCGTGCACCACCAACGCCCTGGCCCCCGTCGCCAAGGTCATGCACGACCTGTTCGGGATCGAGCGCGGCTATATGACCACGATCCACAGCTACACCGGCGACCAGCCGACGCTGGATACGATGCACAAGGATCTGTACCGCAGCCGCGCCGCTGCCCTGTCCATGATCCCGACCTCGACCGGTGCCGCCAAGGCGCTGGGCCTGGTCCTGCCGGAACTGAAGGGCAAGCTGGACGGCTCGTCCATCCGCGTCCCGACCCCCAACGTCTCGGTCGTGGACCTGAAGGTCGTCGCCGGCCGCGAAGTCACGGTCGAAGAAATCAACGCCGCCATCCAGGCCGCCGCCGACGGCCCGATGAAGGGCGTCCTGGCCACGACGGACGAGGCCCTGGTCTCCACCGACCTGAACCACATCGCCGCCTCCTCCACGGCCGCCCTGCCCCAGACGCAAGTCGTGGACGGCAAGCTGGCCCGCGTCCTGACCTGGTACGACAACGAATGGGGCTTCGCGAGCCGGATGGCCGACACGGCGCTGGCGATGTCGAAGTTTATCTGA
- a CDS encoding phosphoglycerate kinase — MTFRTLDDVPSLAGKTALVRVDFNVPMEDGKVTDDTRLRVALPTIQRLRDAGAKVALLAHFDRPKGKVVPSMSLKPVVDDLERLLGAPVRFADDCVGDEARAALADLDAGGVILLENVRFHAGEETNDPAFAQQLADLGDIYVNDAFSAAHRAHASTEGLARLLPAYAGESMRRELDALDAALGNPQKPVLGIVGGSKVSTKLDLLKNLVGKLDRLAIGGGMANTFLHAQGVDIGGSLCEKDLAETALEIIEEARRQGCELLLPVDVVVAKEIKPGAEAGVRALDRIAADDKILDAGPETVARLKRAMDLSKTLIWNGPLGVFEIPPFDKATVEAARHAADLTKAGKLIAVAGGGDTVSALNHAEVIEDMTFVSTAGGAFLEWMEGKPLPGVEALRA, encoded by the coding sequence ATGACCTTCCGCACCCTCGACGACGTCCCCTCCCTCGCCGGCAAGACCGCCCTGGTCCGCGTCGACTTCAACGTCCCGATGGAGGACGGCAAGGTCACGGACGACACCCGCCTGCGGGTTGCCCTGCCGACCATTCAGCGTCTGCGCGACGCCGGAGCCAAGGTCGCCCTCTTGGCCCATTTCGACCGGCCCAAGGGCAAGGTCGTGCCGTCGATGAGCCTGAAGCCAGTCGTCGATGATCTGGAGCGCCTGCTGGGTGCCCCCGTCCGCTTCGCCGACGACTGCGTGGGTGACGAAGCCAGGGCCGCCCTTGCTGACCTTGATGCCGGCGGTGTCATCCTGCTGGAAAACGTCCGCTTCCATGCGGGCGAGGAGACCAACGACCCGGCCTTCGCACAGCAGTTGGCCGACCTCGGCGACATCTATGTCAATGACGCCTTCTCGGCCGCGCACCGCGCCCATGCGTCGACGGAAGGGCTGGCGCGGCTTCTGCCCGCCTATGCTGGCGAGTCCATGCGGCGTGAGTTGGATGCCCTGGATGCCGCCCTGGGCAATCCCCAGAAGCCCGTCCTGGGCATCGTCGGCGGGTCCAAGGTCTCGACCAAGCTCGATCTGCTGAAAAACCTGGTCGGCAAGCTGGATCGCCTCGCCATCGGCGGCGGCATGGCCAACACCTTCCTGCATGCCCAGGGCGTCGATATCGGCGGCTCCCTCTGCGAGAAGGACCTCGCCGAAACCGCCCTGGAGATCATCGAAGAAGCCCGTCGCCAGGGTTGCGAACTTCTGCTGCCGGTCGATGTCGTGGTGGCCAAGGAGATCAAGCCGGGGGCCGAGGCCGGCGTCCGCGCCCTGGACCGCATCGCCGCCGACGACAAGATCCTGGACGCCGGGCCCGAGACCGTCGCCCGCCTGAAGCGCGCCATGGACCTGTCCAAAACCCTGATCTGGAACGGCCCGCTGGGCGTGTTCGAAATCCCGCCCTTCGACAAGGCGACGGTCGAGGCCGCTCGCCATGCTGCCGATCTGACCAAGGCCGGAAAGCTGATCGCCGTCGCGGGCGGGGGCGACACCGTCTCGGCCCTGAACCACGCCGAGGTCATCGAAGACATGACCTTCGTCTCCACTGCCGGCGGGGCCTTCCTGGAGTGGATGGAGGGCAAGCCCCTGCCCGGCGTCGAGGCCCTGCGCGCCTGA